From a region of the Betta splendens chromosome 5, fBetSpl5.4, whole genome shotgun sequence genome:
- the faim2b gene encoding fas apoptotic inhibitory molecule 2b, producing MKKGKVSDANEPPSYQEATAGYEEMQVQFAWDDKAIRRTFIRKVYAILMVQLLVTVAIVGLFTFCTPVRFFIQTHPSMYMASYLMFFATYIALSCCGELRRQFPWNITLLVIFTLSMAFMMGFVSSFYNTKSVVLCLGITALVCLSVTVFSFQSKVDVTSCQGILFSLCMVMLLCAITLSIVVPFGYVPWLHAIYAVLGAILFTLFLAFDTQLLLGNKRYTISPEEYVFATLSIYLDIVYLFSFLLQLTGQGRD from the exons ATGAAAAAGGGAAAG GTGAGCGATGCCAACGAGCCTCCGAGTTACCAGGAGGCGACGGCAG GCTACGAGGAGATGCAGGTCCAGTTCGCCTGGGACGACAAGGCCATCCGGCGGACGTTCATCAGGAAG GTGTACGCCATCCTCATGGTCCAGCTGCTCGTTACCGTGGCGATAGTGGGCCTCTTCACGTTTTG CACACCGGTGAGATTCTTCATTCAGACTCACCCGAGCATGTACATGGCCTCTTA CCTCATGTTCTTCGCCACCTACATCGCGCTGTCCTGCTGTGGAGAGCTGAG GAGGCAGTTTCCCTGGAACATCACCCTATTAGTGATCTTT ACCTTGAGCATGGCCTTCATGATGGGATTTGTGTCCAG CTTCTACAACACCAAGTCCGTGGTGCTGTGTCTGGGAATCACCGCTCTggtgtgtctttctgtcaccGTCTTCAGCTTCCAGAGCAAG GTGGACGTCACGTCCTGTCAGGGAatcctcttctccctctgcatGGTCATGCTGCTCTGCGCCATCACCCTCTCCATCGTGGTGCCGTTCGGATAC GTTCCATGGTTACACGCAATTTATGCGGTGCTGGGAGCGATCCTCTTCACCCTG ttCCTGGCATTTGATACTCAGCTGCTCCTGGGGAACAAGCGCTACACCATCAGCCCGGAGGAGTACGTCTTCGCCACGCTCAGCATCTACCTCGACATCGTCTACCTGTTcagcttcctcctgcagctcaccGGGCAAGGCCGCGACTGA
- the LOC114856096 gene encoding nuclear receptor subfamily 1 group D member 1-like translates to MENSPGGGVILYAGSSGSASPSPGSPSSGYQTQSPSSHSQPSSPEGGSFQEIGALKQRGERGGGTPSPKMVFQFPDVNSAPVAQLTAASSSSYSHPTAAKRPCGFTGTFTKTGGMVLLCKVCGDIASGFHYGVHACEGCKGFFRRSIQQNIHYKMCVKNENCLIMRMNRNRCQHCRFKKCLSVGMSRDAVRFGRIPKREKQRLLDEMQSYMNSLNESASVDMEVSPPPDGARSPQRQAADGLGSAPPPYGADEKPPKMAAGNANVGPALSHAAPSGPRAVQGEQTGLTSGYRLHKSCPVVHGNENINDNIDNKYSYTSNQNQCPVSRGSSSQSYSANQNGFPAGDARGHAPCPWKLNGGAKVLACPLNSCPVAPSSRSSQEVWESFSQCFTPAVKEVVEFAKSIPGFQTLSQHDQVMLLKSGTFQVLMVRFCSLFDPKERTVTFLNGQTYSLASLRALGMGLLLDAMFDFSEKLGSLGLEPDEMALFMAVVLVSADRSGIVEVGAVEQLQENLIKALRSLITSRRPDDSTLFPKLLLRLPDLRTLNNQHSDKLLAFRIDP, encoded by the exons ATGGAAAACAGCCCTGGTG gtGGTGTCATCCTGTACGCCGGCTCGTCCGGCAGCGCCAGCCCGAGCCCTGGCAGCCCGTCAAGCGGCTACCAGACCCAGTCGCCCTCCTCCCACTCGCAGCCCTCGTCCCCCGAGGGGGGCTCCTTTCAGGAGATCGGGGCCCTGAAGCAGAGAGGGGAGCGCGGGGGAGGCACCCCTTCCCCGAAGATGGTCTTCCAGTTTCCCGACGTGAACAGCGCCCCGGTCGCCCAGCTGACGGCGGCCTCGTCGTCGAGCTACAGCCACCCGACGGCGGCCAAGCGGCCCTGCGGCTTCACCGGCACCTTCACCA AGACCGGCGGCATGGTGCTTTTGTGCAAGGTGTGCGGTGACATCGCGTCGGGGTTCCACTACGGCGTCCACGCCTGCGAGGGCTGCAAG GGCTTCTTCAGACGCAGCATCCAGCAGAACATCCACTACAAGATGTGCGTGAAGAACGAGAACTGCCTCATCATGCGCATGAACCGGAACCGGTGCCAGCACTGCCGCTTCAAGAAGTGCCTGTCCGTGGGCATGTCCCGAGACG CTGTGCGTTTCGGCCGCATTCCCAAGcgggagaagcagaggctgctggacgAGATGCAGAGCTACATGAACAGCCTCAACGAGTCGGCGTCCGTGGACATGGAGGTGTCGCCCCCTCCCGACGGCGCCCGCAGCCCGCAGCGGCAGGCCGCCGACGGGCTgggctcggcgccgccgccgtacGGCGCCGACGAGAAGCCGCCCAAGATGGCCGCCGGCAACGCCAACGTGGGCCCCGCCCTGTCGCACGCGGCGCCCAGTGGGCCGCGAGCGGTCCAGGGGGAGCAGACGGGCCTGACGTCCGGGTACCGGCTCCACAAAAGCTGCCCCGTCGTCCACGGCAACGAGAACATCAACGATAACATCGACAACAAGTACAGCTACACCTCCAATCAGAACCAGTGCCCCGTCAGCCGCGGCTCGTCGTCACAGTCCTACTCGGCCAATCAGAACGGCTTCCCGGCTGGCGACGCCCGGGGCCACGCCCCCTGCCCCTGGAAGCTGAACGGCGGCGCCAAAGTGCTG GCGTGTCCACTCAACTCGTGTCCCGTGGCGCCGTCCAGTCGCTCCAGTCAGGAGGTGTGGGAGTCCTTCTCCCAGTGCTTCACTCCTGCTGTTAAGGAGGTGGTGGAGTTTGCGAAGAGCATTCCAGGCTTCCAGACCCTCAGCCAGCACGATCAGGTCATGCTGCTCAAGTCCGGCACCTTCCAG GTTCTGATGGTGAGGTTCTGCTCGCTGTTCGACCCCAAGGAGAGGACCGTGACCTTCCTCAACGGGCAGACGTACTCCCTGGCGTCGCTGAGGGCTCTGGGCATGGGGCTGCTACTGGACGCCATGTTTGATTTCAGCGAGAAGCTGGGATCTCTGGGACTGGAGCCCGACGAGATGGCGCTGTTCATGGCGGTGGTGCTGGTGTCAGCTG ATCGCTCTGGAATAGTCGAGGTGGGAgccgtggagcagctgcaggagaacctAATAAAAGCCCTGCGCTCCCTCATCACGAGTCGGCGCCCGGACGACAGCACGCTCTTCccgaagctgctgctgcgcctgccgGACCTGCGCACGCTCAACAACCAGCATTCTGACAAACTCCTGGCCTTCCGCATCGACCCCTGA